GGCCTTGTCCGACAGCCCTACTTTGCCGAGTAATTCCAGACTGCGGTACCGAATGACGCTTGAGCTTTCTTTTTTCAAAGTTTTCGGTGCAAGTTCCAAATTATCTTGTACAGTCAGATGCGGGAATAAGTTGAAATGCTGGAATACCATCCCCATGCGATCCGTCATCTTCCGAATATCCGCGGCACCTGCGTAACGGCCATTATCAACCAACGTCTGATCCTGAATGCGAATCGTTCCGCCCGAAATATCCTCCAGATGAATCAGGCTGCGCAGCATCGTACTTTTCCCCGAACCCGAAGGTCCGATGACGGCAATTACTTCGCCTGGTTCCACGTTGAAGGATACCTGTTTCAGCACATCAAGTGTGCCGAATGATTTTCTCAATTGATTTACTTCTATTATATGTGTCATATGCAGACAGTCCTTTGATTGATCAGATTTAATTTATTCAAATGAAAACCGCTTCTCCAGTGCCTTGAACAGCACGGTGAGTACGAGTGTCATGAGCAGATACATAACCGCCGCCACGAAGAAAGGTGTCAGCTGTAAGTCGCGATTTACCGCCGCTTGGGCGTAATACAACAGCTCAGGTACAGCCACGGCATAGAGCAGTGCCGTATCCTTG
The nucleotide sequence above comes from Paenibacillus sp. W2I17. Encoded proteins:
- a CDS encoding amino acid ABC transporter ATP-binding protein codes for the protein MTHIIEVNQLRKSFGTLDVLKQVSFNVEPGEVIAVIGPSGSGKSTMLRSLIHLEDISGGTIRIQDQTLVDNGRYAGAADIRKMTDRMGMVFQHFNLFPHLTVQDNLELAPKTLKKESSSVIRYRSLELLGKVGLSDKADVYPGNLSGGQKQRVAIARALMMQPDILLFDEPTSALDPELTGEVLRVIKQLAQENMTMMIVTHEMSFARDVADRVFFMDNGEIAEAGPPEQVFGNPKLARTRTFLQRVEVEG